A single window of Deltaproteobacteria bacterium DNA harbors:
- a CDS encoding NnrS family protein — MLTRAMAHPFWLVGFRPFFALACLAGATLPLTWVLMLGGSVPPPAALATAPLQWHAHEMFFGFGWAMLGGFLLTSSKNWVGIRGHHGGTLIFLAAAWIFERAGMLFGGVWPAALLALSSYLYLASIVGLLLVTLIGHRKTDSYRDNVYFWIALPLFLPAKWLLLSPEHFATGRGMALALFRLAFLIMLERTLVQFMKGVFQLSLPRIAALDHAIKSLGLALVFAPFLPDALAASASGLLALLLLGRFSMWHPHRALTRIDVGIMFLGAAAIIAQLGVEAIGQGHAWVGSVSVHLFTLGAMGLITPAMIVRISRGHTGRKVVFDALDKAVLWVMLTGLALRIVAPQLAPSSYPTWLHLTATCWLAGFGLLGWRYVPWLLRPRADGKEH, encoded by the coding sequence ATGCTCACCCGCGCAATGGCCCACCCGTTCTGGCTCGTCGGCTTCCGGCCGTTCTTCGCGCTGGCCTGCCTGGCCGGCGCCACGCTGCCGCTGACCTGGGTGCTCATGCTCGGCGGCAGCGTGCCGCCGCCCGCGGCGCTCGCGACCGCGCCGCTGCAGTGGCATGCCCACGAGATGTTCTTCGGCTTCGGCTGGGCGATGCTCGGCGGGTTCCTTCTGACCTCGAGCAAGAACTGGGTCGGCATCCGCGGCCATCACGGCGGCACGCTGATCTTTCTGGCCGCAGCGTGGATCTTCGAGCGCGCCGGCATGCTCTTCGGCGGCGTCTGGCCCGCCGCGCTGCTCGCGCTCTCGTCCTACCTGTACCTCGCCTCCATCGTCGGCCTGCTGCTCGTCACGCTGATCGGGCATCGCAAGACGGACAGCTACCGCGACAACGTGTACTTCTGGATCGCGCTCCCGCTCTTCCTGCCGGCCAAGTGGCTGCTGCTCTCGCCCGAGCACTTCGCGACGGGGCGGGGCATGGCGCTGGCGCTGTTCCGGCTGGCCTTCCTGATCATGCTCGAGCGCACGCTCGTGCAGTTCATGAAGGGCGTGTTCCAGCTCTCGCTTCCGCGCATCGCGGCGCTCGACCACGCGATCAAGAGCCTGGGCCTGGCGCTGGTGTTCGCGCCGTTCCTGCCGGACGCGCTCGCGGCGTCCGCGAGCGGGCTGCTCGCGCTTCTTCTGCTCGGCCGCTTCTCCATGTGGCACCCGCACCGGGCGCTCACGCGCATCGACGTCGGCATCATGTTCCTCGGCGCCGCCGCCATCATCGCCCAGCTCGGCGTCGAAGCGATCGGGCAGGGGCACGCCTGGGTCGGCAGCGTCTCGGTCCATCTCTTCACGCTCGGCGCAATGGGGCTGATCACGCCGGCGATGATCGTGCGCATCTCGCGCGGGCACACCGGGCGCAAGGTCGTCTTCGACGCGCTCGACAAGGCGGTGCTCTGGGTGATGCTGACGGGCCTTGCGCTGCGCATCGTCGCGCCGCAGCTCGCCCCGAGCTCCTATCCGACGTGGCTCCACCTGACCGCGACCTGCTGGCTGGCCGGCTTCGGCCTGCTCGGCTGGCGCTACGTTCCCTGGCTGCTGCGTCCGCGCGCCGACGGCAAAGAGCACTGA
- a CDS encoding DUF2249 domain-containing protein, translating into MSTPHVHDHTTSDAIYGFDARGVAKRFRHAAIFGALDALNAGETMRFVNDHDPIPLLHQMQARYGEGVEIVYRRREAAGVVIDFVKR; encoded by the coding sequence ATGAGCACACCGCACGTCCATGACCACACCACGTCCGATGCGATCTACGGGTTCGACGCCCGCGGCGTCGCCAAGCGCTTCCGTCACGCGGCCATCTTCGGCGCGCTGGATGCCCTGAACGCCGGCGAGACCATGCGCTTCGTGAACGACCACGACCCGATCCCGCTCCTGCACCAGATGCAGGCGCGCTACGGCGAGGGCGTCGAGATCGTCTACCGCCGGCGCGAAGCCGCGGGCGTCGTGATCGACTTCGTGAAGCGCTGA
- a CDS encoding 1-acyl-sn-glycerol-3-phosphate acyltransferase, with translation MRLTNYFPGGTYVTDPGRRRTLLDRWLGGARWVFYADYIRLVLSCSRAARRGRFADEAWNRSSWEVLDSMERHGARFDIEGLENVAALRAPVVFVSNHMSTTESMVLPALIRPHRPVTFVVKESLTRGSLFGPIMRSRDPVVVTRKDARRDMVTVLEEGAKRLAGGVSLVIFPEGTRQDEFRPANFNSLGVKLAARTGVRVVPIALRTDFWGNGKRFEFMKEWGPLHRDRKLRFAFGPAVDPAIGAREAHRRTVDFISGKMREWARMDGRPAWEPQ, from the coding sequence ATGCGACTGACGAACTACTTTCCCGGCGGAACGTACGTCACCGACCCGGGCAGACGGCGAACGCTCCTCGATCGCTGGCTGGGCGGCGCGCGCTGGGTCTTCTACGCCGACTACATCCGGCTGGTGCTGAGCTGCTCCAGGGCGGCCCGGCGCGGCCGCTTCGCCGACGAGGCCTGGAACCGCAGCTCATGGGAGGTCCTCGATTCGATGGAGCGCCACGGCGCGCGCTTCGACATCGAGGGCCTGGAGAACGTGGCGGCGCTTCGGGCGCCGGTCGTGTTCGTCTCCAATCACATGAGCACGACCGAATCGATGGTGCTGCCGGCGCTGATCCGGCCGCATCGACCGGTCACCTTCGTCGTCAAGGAATCGCTGACCCGCGGCAGCCTGTTCGGCCCGATCATGCGCTCGCGCGATCCGGTGGTCGTGACGCGCAAGGATGCGCGCCGCGACATGGTCACGGTGTTGGAGGAGGGCGCGAAGCGGCTGGCGGGTGGAGTCTCGCTGGTGATCTTTCCCGAGGGCACGCGGCAGGACGAGTTCCGCCCGGCAAACTTCAATTCCCTGGGCGTGAAGCTCGCCGCGAGGACGGGCGTCCGCGTCGTGCCGATCGCGCTTCGCACCGACTTCTGGGGCAACGGAAAACGGTTCGAGTTCATGAAGGAGTGGGGCCCGTTGCACCGCGATCGCAAGCTGCGCTTCGCCTTCGGGCCGGCCGTCGACCCGGCGATCGGCGCGCGGGAGGCGCACCGACGAACCGTGGACTTCATCTCCGGCAAGATGCGCGAGTGGGCGCGCATGGATGGCCGACCCGCATGGGAGCCGCAGTGA